A window of the Dictyostelium discoideum AX4 chromosome 4 chromosome, whole genome shotgun sequence genome harbors these coding sequences:
- the mybL gene encoding hypothetical protein: MSNANGNSNGKQNNDLEDLQSLNLLLSNSNNNNNNNNNNNNNNNNNNNNNNNNNNKNNNNNNSNISSNGNINYTESQTFKEHPIGLPKPVQEFVTKLMTHRNNLIETNAIDKPFLIPPSKEVVDLFKTYKKSMNDANGIQDEDQDDTDDEFALLPDDHYDEELILDEDYQDGNDENDTNNSNNANTTTRNNTTTAIQNNALTIPNSSSSSSYNLIEAIGNLNNNNTLGTTTTTTTTTTTTTSLPDLNLNFDSSELFKKFKNDNHQNHDSNINNNNKILNDGLDVTNLLKINKEYQEFIKKYLQKIEEEQKRNKEMLAQARKSIHVTIGPRTIKGGGFRKKGIAKEQLDNSDSDNGGGGNGGGFDDEYVNCSCIGTCICIDSNGQPLFKRKKPGIPYFSFEVEVDGVIQTHYPADNPDSENIRITKNNMPLYFKTRRWTKKESELLLKGIKEKNLQKKLYRLSEDKLSKAEYEKKLKQIQRSSNNNNNNNNNINNNNNNNSIKDKQDFVAPTMQVISQVCVESLTRSPLEAYLRWKNHDDPSINKGPFTKEEDKKLLTLAKKYDGHEWEKISIELGTNRTPLACIQRYQRSLNSKMMKREWTKEEDEVLAGVIKLHMHGERIDWQEITEYIPGRTGHQCLHRWHKTLDPSIKKGRWSPEEDQCLINAVNAYGKGNWILIKNHVKGRTDVQCRERYCNVLDPQLTKIRWTPQEDKRLFDITNKVGIGKWSDVAKLMENRTDNQCWRRWKQLNKSSNVLKDYQEKVSKKKEICVSNFSGRKHERSELTVDDVIEIEEKLNPKSNKKTKTLTSTTTTSTNPTTNNNKTDNIDNQCGKNNDCSTFCGIDDHYDDELLQKD; encoded by the coding sequence ATGAGCAATGCAAATGGAAATAGCAATGgaaaacaaaataatgatttagaagatttacaatcattaaatttattactatcaaatagtaataataataataataataataataataataataataataataataataataataataataataataataataataataaaaataataataataataatagtaatattagtagtaatggtaatattaattatacaGAATCACAAACATTTAAAGAGCATCCAATAGGTTTACCAAAACCTGTTCAAGAATTTGTTACAAAATTAATGACACATAGaaacaatttaattgaaaccAATGCAATAGAtaaaccatttttaattcCACCATCAAAAGAAGtagttgatttatttaaaacttatAAAAAGTCAATGAATGATGCTAATGGTATTCAAGATGAGGATCAAGATGATACAGATGATGAATTCGCTTTATTACCAGATGATCATTATGatgaagaattaattttagatgAAGATTATCAAGatggtaatgatgaaaatgatactaataatagtaataatgcaAACACAACTACACGTAATAATACAACTACAgcaattcaaaataatgCTTTAACAATaccaaattcatcatcatcatcatcatataatttaattgaggcaattggaaatttaaataataataatactttagGAACAACTACCACCACAACGACAACCACcactacaacaacatcattaccagatttaaatttaaattttgattcttctgaattatttaaaaaatttaaaaatgataaccACCAAAATCATGatagtaatataaataataataataaaatattaaatgatgGATTAGATgttacaaatttattaaaaattaataaagaatatcaagaatttattaaaaaatatttacaaaagaTTGAAGAAGAACAAAAGAGAAATAAAGAGATGTTAGCACAAGCTAGAAAATCAATTCATGTTACAATTGGACCAAGAACTATTAAAGGTGGTGGTTTTAGAAAGAAAGGTATAGCAAAGGAACAACTTGATAATAGTGATagtgataatggtggtggtggtaatggtggtggatTCGATGATGAGTATGTAAATTGTAGTTGTATTGGTACATGTATATGTATAGATTCAAATGGTCAACcactttttaaaagaaagaaaCCTGGTATTccatatttttcatttgaagttgaagttgaTGGTGTAATTCAAACTCATTATCCTGCCGATAATCCTGATAGTGAGAATATTAGAATTACAAAGAATAATATGccattatattttaaaactagAAGATGGACAAAGAAAGAatctgaattattattaaaaggtataaaagaaaagaatttaCAAAAGAAACTTTATAGATTATCAGAggataaattatcaaaagcagaatatgaaaaaaagcttaaacaaattcaacgttcatcaaataataataataataataataataatattaataataataacaataataatagtatcaAAGATAAACAAGATTTTGTTGCACCAACTATGCAAGTGATATCTCAAGTTTGTGTTGAAAGTTTAACACGTTCACCATTGGAAGCTTATTTGAGATGGAAGAATCATGATGATCCTTCAATTAATAAGGGACCATTTACAAAAGAAGAGGAtaagaaattattaacttTAGCAAAGAAATATGATGGCCATGAATGGGAGAagatttcaattgaattggGTACTAATAGAACACCATTAGCTTGTATTCAAAGATATCAAAGAAGTTTAAATAGTAAAATGATGAAAAGAGAATGGACAAAGGAAGAGGATGAAGTTTTAGCTGGTGTTATTAAACTTCATATGCATGGTGAAAGAATCGATTGGCAAGAGATCACCGAATACATTCCAGGTAGAACAGGTCATCAATGTTTACATCGTTGGCATAAAACATTGGATCCCTCAATTAAAAAGGGTCGTTGGTCACCTGAAGAGGATCAATGTTTAATTAATGCTGTCAATGCCTATGGAAAAGGTAATTGGATTCTCATTAAAAATCATGTAAAAGGTAGAACCGATGTACAATGTCGTGAACGTTATTGTAATGTATTGGATCCACAATTGACTAAAATTCGTTGGACCCCTCAAGAAGATAAACGTTTATTCGATATCACAAATAAAGTTGGTATTGGTAAATGGTCAGACGTTGCTAAACTCATGGAAAATCGTACTGATAATCAATGTTGGAGACGTTGGAAACAATTGAATAAATCAAGTAATGtattaaaagattatcaAGAAAAAGTCtctaaaaagaaagaaatttGTGTTAGTAATTTCTCTGGTCGTAAACATGAAAGATCAGAATTAActgttgatgatgttattgaaattgaagaaaaattaaatccaaaatcaaataaaaaaactaaaacctTAACctcaacaactacaacttcaacaaacccaacaacaaataataataaaacagacaatattgataatcaatgtggaaaaaataatgattgtaGTACTTTTTGTGGTATTGATGATCattatgatgatgaacttttacaaaaagattaa